The Methanoculleus marisnigri JR1 genome window below encodes:
- a CDS encoding energy-coupling factor ABC transporter ATP-binding protein: MTTPLLEADNIAYTYQNGPTALAGVSVRIEAGSKTALVGPNGAGKSTLLLMLNGMLRPASGVIRFDGRPLAYDNRSLRDLRRRVGFVFQNPDVQIVAPTVEADVAFGPVNLGLPPDAVRQAVRDALGYVGLRGYEKRPPHHLSGGEKKRVAIAGILAMEPAVLVFDEPTSALDPASSEEVMELLDELASGGRTVLVSTHDVELAYRWADSVVLMERGSVLARGPPEEVFSDHALLATARLKPPALLDLYNELNLRRVIDRGVPPKSVLEFTDRIERAMHGHTPAGDGGGRIYLCNADRTGGDEVRALVEHGTVDHVGAMGTRAKEFANRERILLDYTYGVIDKCILKALIGENSLIITTGGMVEHVHRRIGEYSAESGRTLAVTPVREPEEIPPPNDERIPS; encoded by the coding sequence ATGACGACACCGCTGCTCGAAGCCGACAACATCGCCTACACCTACCAGAACGGCCCAACCGCGCTCGCCGGGGTGAGCGTCCGGATCGAGGCGGGCTCGAAGACCGCCCTCGTCGGGCCGAACGGAGCCGGGAAGTCGACGCTTCTTCTGATGCTCAACGGCATGCTCCGGCCGGCCTCGGGCGTGATCCGGTTCGACGGCCGGCCGCTCGCCTACGACAACCGGAGCCTTCGCGACCTCCGGCGGCGGGTCGGGTTCGTCTTCCAGAACCCCGACGTCCAGATAGTCGCCCCGACCGTTGAAGCGGACGTGGCCTTCGGGCCGGTGAACCTCGGCCTCCCCCCCGATGCCGTCCGGCAGGCGGTGCGGGACGCGCTCGGCTACGTCGGGCTCCGGGGCTACGAGAAGCGGCCGCCCCACCACCTCTCCGGCGGCGAGAAGAAACGGGTCGCCATCGCGGGCATCCTCGCGATGGAACCGGCGGTCCTCGTCTTCGACGAACCGACCTCCGCGCTCGACCCCGCAAGTTCGGAGGAGGTGATGGAACTCCTCGACGAACTCGCCTCCGGCGGCCGGACGGTACTCGTGTCCACCCACGATGTGGAGCTCGCCTACCGCTGGGCCGACTCGGTCGTTCTCATGGAACGGGGGAGCGTCCTCGCCCGGGGGCCGCCGGAGGAGGTCTTCTCCGACCACGCCCTCCTCGCAACCGCCAGGCTGAAACCCCCCGCCCTCCTCGACCTCTACAACGAACTCAACCTGCGCCGCGTCATCGACCGGGGTGTCCCCCCAAAAAGCGTGCTCGAGTTCACCGACCGGATCGAGCGGGCGATGCACGGCCACACCCCGGCAGGAGACGGGGGCGGGAGAATCTACCTCTGCAACGCCGACAGAACCGGGGGCGACGAGGTGCGGGCGCTCGTGGAGCACGGGACGGTCGACCACGTCGGGGCGATGGGCACCCGCGCGAAGGAGTTCGCCAACCGGGAACGGATCCTCCTCGACTACACCTACGGTGTCATCGACAAATGTATTCTAAAAGCCCTCATCGGGGAGAACTCGCTCATCATCACCACCGGAGGCATGGTCGAGCACGTCCATCGCCGTATCGGGGAGTACAGTGCCGAGAGCGGGCGGACACTCGCGGTGACACCGGTCAGGGAGCCGGAGGAGATCCCTCCTCCGAACGACGAGCGCATCCCCTCCTGA
- the cbiQ gene encoding cobalt ECF transporter T component CbiQ, whose product MYEVLEDFAQTNNLRETSPALKLFIGTASILLCVSSHAPFAPLLVAASMSTAVLALAKIPARFYAKLLLVPVSFAAMSIVVVLFITGGGAVLLEVPDLPLAITAGGANLALLLLARVFGGMCSLYFIALTTPMTEIFDILRKLRVPAVLIDLAMLTYRFIFILIEEAGQIYRSQVMRLGYGRFRESVRSFGMLGGALFIRTWESGEALVLAMDARCYDGRLGIAGETRQISAPALAGGLLYLSAVFAVSLSTGGLVIV is encoded by the coding sequence ATGTACGAGGTGCTCGAAGACTTTGCCCAGACGAACAACCTCCGGGAGACGAGTCCGGCCCTCAAACTCTTCATCGGGACTGCAAGCATCCTCCTCTGCGTCTCTTCGCACGCCCCCTTCGCGCCCCTGCTCGTCGCGGCCTCGATGAGCACCGCCGTCCTCGCCCTCGCGAAGATTCCGGCACGGTTCTACGCGAAGCTCCTCCTGGTGCCGGTCTCGTTTGCAGCGATGAGCATCGTCGTGGTTCTTTTCATCACCGGCGGCGGAGCGGTGCTCCTCGAGGTTCCCGATCTGCCCCTCGCAATCACGGCCGGCGGTGCGAACCTCGCGCTTCTCCTCCTCGCGCGGGTCTTCGGCGGGATGTGCTCGCTCTACTTCATCGCGCTCACGACGCCGATGACCGAGATCTTCGATATCCTCCGGAAACTCAGGGTTCCCGCCGTCCTCATCGACCTTGCCATGCTCACCTACCGGTTCATCTTCATCCTCATCGAGGAAGCAGGCCAGATCTACCGCTCGCAGGTGATGCGGCTCGGTTACGGGAGGTTCCGGGAGTCGGTGCGATCCTTCGGGATGCTCGGCGGAGCGCTCTTCATCAGAACCTGGGAGAGCGGCGAAGCCCTGGTCCTTGCGATGGATGCACGCTGCTACGACGGCAGGCTCGGCATCGCGGGCGAAACCCGGCAGATATCGGCTCCCGCGCTCGCGGGGGGTCTCCTCTACCTCTCGGCGGTCTTCGCCGTCTCGCTATCCACCGGGGGCCTGGTAATCGTATGA
- a CDS encoding small multi-drug export protein, giving the protein MSADDTTNIPRPEGYKALLANPYLTGPIKFVLPIVIALAIFAALYLIEPYQQFLVISGLLAAYFVPPAGKESIIPIAIVMGYPWWLVTLAIFLLDVAVSLFVVWNFDLALKIPLIGRVLESGMTAGRNYTDARPWIRRFSTIGLVLFVFFPLQGTGAMNGAIVGRLLGLEKARVFACVCTGSLASSLIIAFGSDVLLDVYQQNHALGIGILAAIVVAVLAAVAGLKLREKRLRERSPR; this is encoded by the coding sequence ATGAGCGCGGACGATACGACCAATATTCCGAGGCCGGAGGGCTACAAGGCCCTCCTCGCAAACCCCTACCTTACCGGCCCCATAAAATTCGTCCTCCCGATCGTCATTGCCCTGGCCATTTTTGCGGCGCTCTACCTGATCGAGCCCTACCAGCAGTTCCTCGTCATCTCGGGGCTGCTCGCCGCCTACTTCGTCCCCCCGGCCGGGAAGGAGTCGATCATCCCCATCGCGATCGTGATGGGCTACCCCTGGTGGCTCGTCACCCTCGCGATCTTCCTCCTCGACGTGGCCGTCTCCCTCTTCGTTGTCTGGAACTTCGATCTGGCGCTGAAGATCCCGCTTATCGGTCGGGTGCTCGAGAGCGGGATGACGGCGGGCCGGAACTACACCGATGCCCGGCCCTGGATCCGGCGATTCTCAACGATCGGGCTTGTCCTCTTCGTATTTTTCCCGCTCCAGGGAACCGGAGCGATGAACGGGGCAATCGTCGGGCGGCTGCTGGGGCTGGAGAAGGCCCGGGTCTTTGCCTGCGTATGCACCGGGTCGCTTGCCTCCAGCCTCATCATCGCCTTCGGCTCCGACGTGCTCCTGGACGTCTACCAGCAGAATCACGCGCTCGGAATCGGCATCCTGGCCGCGATCGTCGTTGCGGTTCTCGCCGCCGTCGCCGGCCTGAAACTGCGCGAGAAACGCCTCCGGGAACGCTCGCCCCGGTGA
- a CDS encoding cobyrinate a,c-diamide synthase produces MRHIPVIVVAGTHSGCGKTTLASGLMAALAARGLAVQPFKVGPDFIDPTHHSAICGRTSRNLDPFMMGEAGVRETFVRATAGADIAVVEGAMGLFDGLEGTDTASTAHVAKILDAPVLLVVDAGGASRSVHAMIRGYAGFDPAVRVAGTILNRIGSPRHLAMIEETKSLPVYGGIPRRTDLAVESRHLGLAMAAETGMMARFGAVVEETCDLSGIIDLARSAPPLPAPAGIPGLPEAEVRIGVARDAAFCFYYADNLDRLVRAGAEPVFFSPMTDRLPDADALYLGGGYPELHAEALSSSRCREDVRSAVDDGMPVYAECGGLVYLTERLTTGEGDHPMAGVLPAATEMTGRIQALGYVEARVAGAAPVLAPGSAFRGHEFHYSRLDCARDARFALELLRGRGIDGGRDGLIAQNAVGQYTHAYFPEGFAERLVEAAGAYRRT; encoded by the coding sequence ATGCGCCATATTCCAGTGATTGTCGTCGCGGGAACCCACAGCGGCTGCGGCAAGACCACGCTTGCAAGCGGCCTGATGGCGGCGCTCGCCGCCCGGGGACTTGCCGTCCAGCCCTTCAAGGTGGGTCCGGACTTCATCGATCCCACGCACCATTCAGCCATCTGCGGCCGGACGTCGCGCAACCTCGACCCGTTCATGATGGGGGAGGCAGGGGTGCGGGAGACGTTCGTCCGGGCCACTGCCGGGGCCGACATCGCCGTCGTCGAGGGTGCGATGGGGCTCTTCGACGGGCTCGAAGGAACCGATACCGCGAGCACGGCGCATGTCGCGAAGATCCTCGACGCCCCGGTCCTCCTCGTGGTGGACGCGGGGGGCGCGTCGCGGAGCGTCCATGCCATGATCCGGGGCTACGCGGGGTTCGACCCGGCCGTCCGGGTCGCCGGAACCATCCTCAACCGGATCGGGAGCCCCCGCCACCTTGCCATGATCGAGGAGACGAAAAGCCTCCCGGTCTACGGAGGGATCCCGCGGCGAACGGACCTTGCGGTCGAGAGCCGGCACCTCGGGCTCGCGATGGCGGCTGAGACGGGGATGATGGCGCGGTTCGGCGCGGTGGTGGAGGAGACGTGCGATCTCTCCGGCATCATCGACCTCGCCCGGTCGGCCCCGCCCCTCCCGGCGCCGGCGGGGATCCCCGGCCTGCCGGAGGCGGAAGTCCGGATCGGCGTCGCCCGTGATGCGGCGTTCTGTTTTTACTACGCGGACAACCTCGATCGGCTCGTGCGGGCCGGGGCGGAACCGGTCTTCTTCTCGCCGATGACCGACCGGCTCCCGGATGCGGATGCCCTCTACCTCGGGGGCGGCTACCCGGAGCTCCACGCGGAGGCGCTCTCCTCGTCCCGGTGCCGGGAAGACGTCCGCAGCGCGGTCGACGACGGCATGCCCGTCTATGCCGAGTGCGGCGGGCTCGTCTACCTTACCGAGCGGCTCACGACCGGTGAGGGCGATCACCCGATGGCCGGCGTCCTCCCGGCGGCGACGGAGATGACGGGCCGCATCCAGGCCCTCGGGTACGTCGAGGCCCGGGTTGCCGGGGCCGCCCCGGTCCTTGCCCCTGGCTCGGCCTTCCGGGGCCACGAGTTCCACTATTCACGTCTCGATTGCGCCCGTGACGCCCGGTTCGCCCTGGAACTCCTCCGGGGCCGGGGGATCGACGGCGGCCGGGACGGGCTTATCGCGCAGAACGCGGTCGGGCAGTACACCCATGCTTACTTCCCGGAGGGTTTCGCCGAAAGACTGGTCGAGGCGGCCGGAGCGTACCGGCGGACGTAA
- a CDS encoding cupredoxin domain-containing protein has product MKRMFGILALMVIASIMIAGCVQPAGNETVTPGTTPGLTETPMETEEETPAMTETPMETETPMETETPMETETPAATATTMTMETETPMETETPAATTTTVAAGVTETPPGTPAALVADETVSITESGYVPDTLTVPVGTTVGWTNDASTNQTVSATGATGFFNSGLLAPGDSYSYTFNGADNYTYQSQTTGITGTIIVTA; this is encoded by the coding sequence ATGAAGAGGATGTTTGGTATCCTTGCTCTCATGGTGATTGCGAGCATCATGATTGCAGGGTGTGTGCAGCCAGCGGGCAACGAGACGGTGACACCCGGTACGACACCGGGACTCACCGAGACCCCGATGGAGACAGAAGAGGAGACGCCGGCAATGACAGAGACCCCAATGGAGACGGAGACCCCGATGGAGACCGAGACACCGATGGAGACAGAAACGCCGGCGGCAACCGCAACCACGATGACAATGGAGACGGAGACCCCGATGGAAACAGAAACACCGGCGGCAACCACAACGACCGTTGCCGCGGGAGTGACCGAAACCCCGCCGGGAACGCCGGCGGCCCTCGTCGCTGACGAGACCGTCTCCATCACCGAAAGCGGGTACGTGCCGGACACGCTCACCGTACCTGTCGGCACCACGGTGGGATGGACCAACGACGCTTCCACAAACCAGACCGTATCGGCGACCGGGGCAACCGGATTCTTCAACTCCGGGCTGCTTGCTCCGGGCGACTCCTATAGTTACACCTTCAACGGCGCAGACAACTACACCTACCAGTCGCAGACGACCGGGATTACCGGGACGATCATCGTCACCGCCTGA
- a CDS encoding cation diffusion facilitator family transporter: MEAVIPGEQESALKEKTARLSVASNTLLVAAKLAVGVSIGSVGIISEAIHSAIDLIAATIAYFSVRQSARPPDECHTFGHGKYESISGLLEAVLILAAALLIINEAARNLLGGEETLNVEGLGLGIAVMLLSAGVNFYVSSRLMTVAKKTESIALESDAWHLRTDVYTSAGVVVGLVLIRVTGLVVLDSLIALAVAAIILRAAFDLIRRSFEDLVDRSLPADEENRIREIISGHCTDAIGFHRLRTRRSGPNRFVDFHLVVPRTATLEEAYGVVKRVEADVKQEFPRTNVTIRVQPCTGEDCSDCGIFTTCPECNRLEHCGREKERE; the protein is encoded by the coding sequence ATGGAGGCGGTCATTCCGGGAGAACAGGAGAGTGCGCTCAAAGAAAAGACCGCACGTCTCTCGGTCGCGTCGAACACGCTTCTCGTCGCGGCGAAACTCGCCGTCGGCGTATCCATCGGATCGGTGGGGATCATCTCCGAGGCGATTCACTCCGCCATCGACTTGATAGCCGCAACCATCGCCTATTTCTCGGTTCGCCAGTCGGCCCGGCCGCCCGACGAGTGCCACACCTTCGGGCACGGGAAGTACGAGAGCATATCGGGGCTTCTTGAAGCGGTCCTGATCCTCGCGGCGGCTCTCCTGATCATCAACGAAGCGGCGAGAAACCTCCTCGGTGGCGAGGAGACGCTGAACGTCGAGGGGCTCGGGCTCGGTATCGCCGTCATGCTGCTCTCGGCCGGGGTAAATTTCTACGTCTCCTCCCGGTTGATGACGGTGGCGAAGAAGACCGAATCGATCGCGCTCGAGAGCGACGCCTGGCACCTCCGGACGGACGTCTACACCTCCGCCGGGGTCGTCGTAGGGCTCGTCCTGATCCGGGTGACCGGTCTTGTGGTGCTCGACTCGCTCATCGCGCTCGCGGTCGCCGCCATCATCCTCCGGGCGGCCTTCGACCTCATCCGGCGCTCGTTCGAAGATCTCGTCGACAGGAGCCTCCCCGCCGACGAGGAGAACCGGATCCGGGAGATCATCAGCGGGCACTGCACGGACGCCATCGGTTTTCACCGGCTCCGGACCCGCCGATCGGGACCGAACCGGTTCGTGGATTTTCACCTGGTCGTCCCGCGGACCGCAACCCTCGAAGAGGCGTACGGAGTCGTGAAGCGCGTGGAGGCCGACGTCAAGCAGGAGTTCCCCCGGACGAACGTCACGATCCGGGTTCAGCCCTGCACCGGCGAGGACTGTTCCGATTGCGGGATCTTCACCACCTGCCCGGAGTGCAACCGGCTCGAGCATTGCGGGCGGGAAAAAGAGCGGGAGTAA
- a CDS encoding energy-coupling factor ABC transporter substrate-binding protein yields MKYGMELAVAALIVIFAAVFLFQDAAIQATLGDGEEAWGGADGEAAGLIEDSGYEPWIEPFWEPPSGEIESLLFALQAAIGAVIIGYIFGYWQGNRKAA; encoded by the coding sequence ATGAAGTACGGCATGGAGCTTGCGGTCGCCGCGCTCATCGTCATCTTCGCCGCCGTCTTCCTCTTTCAGGACGCCGCGATACAGGCAACCCTCGGCGACGGGGAGGAAGCCTGGGGCGGGGCCGACGGCGAGGCCGCCGGACTCATCGAAGACTCCGGCTACGAGCCCTGGATCGAGCCCTTCTGGGAGCCCCCGAGCGGTGAGATCGAGTCGCTCCTCTTTGCCCTGCAGGCCGCCATCGGCGCCGTGATCATCGGTTACATCTTCGGCTACTGGCAGGGCAACAGGAAGGCCGCCTGA
- a CDS encoding energy-coupling factor ABC transporter permease has protein sequence MHIMEGFLPSPWWEIWILISLPFVAIGVYQLNRLVRERRETLPLLAVAGAFVFVLSSLKIPSFNGSCSHPTGTGLGGILFGPCIAAVLGLIVLVFQAVFLAHGGITTLGANVFSMGIAGPAVAYLVYKAGTRAGANTYATVFIAAALADLVTYVVTSVQLALAFPGTVGFLGAFTAFAAIFAVTQVPLAIIEGAIIMLVFKYIVQLKPEILTRLNLLSESTVQKLREAAA, from the coding sequence ATGCACATCATGGAAGGATTCTTACCAAGCCCCTGGTGGGAGATCTGGATTCTCATCTCCCTGCCCTTCGTGGCCATTGGAGTGTACCAGCTGAACAGACTTGTGCGGGAGAGGCGGGAAACCCTGCCGCTCCTCGCGGTCGCAGGCGCCTTCGTCTTCGTCCTCTCCTCGCTCAAGATCCCCTCGTTCAACGGGAGTTGCTCCCATCCCACGGGGACGGGGCTCGGGGGTATCCTCTTCGGCCCCTGCATCGCCGCCGTCCTCGGGCTGATTGTCCTGGTCTTCCAGGCGGTCTTCCTCGCGCACGGCGGGATCACCACCCTCGGGGCAAACGTCTTCTCGATGGGGATCGCGGGGCCCGCCGTCGCCTACCTCGTCTATAAGGCCGGAACCCGGGCGGGCGCAAACACCTACGCGACGGTCTTCATCGCCGCAGCCCTCGCGGACCTCGTCACCTACGTCGTCACCTCGGTCCAGCTCGCGCTCGCCTTCCCGGGAACCGTCGGATTCCTCGGCGCATTCACGGCCTTCGCCGCGATCTTCGCCGTCACCCAGGTGCCGCTCGCCATCATCGAGGGCGCGATCATCATGCTCGTCTTCAAGTACATCGTCCAGCTCAAGCCCGAGATCCTCACGCGCTTAAACCTCCTCTCCGAGAGCACCGTCCAGAAACTCCGGGAGGCCGCGGCATGA
- the pyk gene encoding pyruvate kinase encodes MMLEEVLQRISEQAKRKRMSLPDHKTKIVCTIGPASRSRETLSRMLLAGMNVARLNLSHGSFDEHRENIRNIRTAAEDTGLPVTILLDLPGPKIRIGDLAYEPLELHKGETVTLTTTPASSDPSRIPVDFDQFPQLVSEGSTIFLNDGFLQLQVDEVAENEVRATVVIGGPLLSRKGMSLVGGGGIVALSAVTDRDLECIEFGLAEGLDTFSISFIERAEDILKAREYAARSGKSIKVIAKIERQEALANLDEILRETDGVMIARGDLGVQTPIEEVPAVQKRIIQKANILGRPAITATQMLMSMTDNIRPTRAEVTDVANAILDGTDAVMLSEETSIGKYPVETVAMMAKIARSTEEKRSLVGAGCSPLDYFRRGKGREEITVNDVVSLNVIEALDALGIHYVLTPTRSGSTPRNISRFKPGAWILAFTRNPSTFKFLAFSYGVSPFLIRSEKEYWHGAILDSIRDSGLISPGERVVLTEGVSPGREGTDSLIILTVD; translated from the coding sequence ATGATGCTCGAAGAGGTGCTGCAACGGATATCCGAGCAGGCGAAACGGAAGCGGATGAGCCTGCCCGACCATAAAACAAAGATTGTCTGTACCATCGGGCCCGCATCGCGCTCCCGGGAGACGCTCTCCCGGATGCTCCTCGCCGGCATGAACGTCGCCCGGCTCAATCTCTCCCACGGATCGTTCGACGAGCACCGCGAGAACATCCGAAACATCCGTACCGCCGCGGAGGATACGGGGCTCCCGGTCACGATCCTGCTCGACCTGCCGGGGCCGAAGATCCGGATCGGCGATCTCGCATACGAGCCCCTGGAACTCCACAAAGGTGAGACCGTCACCCTCACGACCACCCCGGCGTCGAGCGATCCATCCCGGATCCCCGTCGACTTCGACCAGTTCCCGCAGCTGGTCTCGGAGGGGAGCACCATCTTCCTCAACGACGGGTTCCTCCAGCTCCAGGTCGATGAGGTTGCCGAGAACGAGGTCCGGGCGACGGTGGTCATCGGCGGCCCCCTCCTCTCGCGCAAGGGGATGAGTCTCGTCGGCGGCGGGGGGATCGTCGCCCTCAGCGCCGTGACCGACCGGGACCTCGAGTGCATCGAGTTCGGGCTTGCCGAAGGGCTTGACACCTTCAGTATCTCCTTCATCGAGCGGGCGGAGGACATCCTGAAAGCACGGGAGTATGCCGCCCGATCCGGGAAGTCCATCAAAGTGATCGCCAAGATCGAGCGGCAGGAAGCGCTCGCAAACCTCGACGAGATCCTCCGGGAGACCGACGGGGTCATGATCGCCAGGGGCGATCTCGGTGTCCAGACACCCATCGAGGAGGTCCCCGCGGTGCAGAAGCGGATCATCCAGAAAGCCAACATTCTCGGCCGGCCGGCGATCACCGCCACCCAGATGCTGATGTCGATGACCGACAACATCCGGCCCACCCGGGCGGAGGTGACCGACGTCGCGAACGCCATCCTCGACGGCACCGACGCTGTCATGCTCTCCGAGGAGACGTCGATCGGGAAGTACCCGGTCGAGACGGTCGCAATGATGGCGAAAATCGCCCGGTCGACCGAGGAGAAGCGCTCCCTTGTCGGGGCCGGGTGCAGCCCGCTCGACTACTTCCGGCGCGGAAAGGGGCGCGAGGAGATCACCGTCAACGACGTCGTCTCGCTAAACGTCATCGAGGCGCTGGACGCGCTCGGCATCCACTACGTGCTGACCCCCACCCGCTCCGGGAGCACCCCGAGGAACATCTCCCGGTTCAAGCCCGGGGCGTGGATCCTCGCGTTCACCCGGAACCCGAGCACCTTCAAGTTCCTGGCGTTCTCCTACGGGGTAAGCCCGTTCCTGATCCGGAGCGAGAAGGAGTACTGGCACGGGGCGATCCTCGACTCGATCCGGGACTCGGGGTTGATCTCGCCCGGTGAGCGCGTGGTGCTGACCGAGGGGGTATCTCCCGGACGCGAGGGGACCGATTCGCTCATCATCCTCACGGTCGATTGA
- a CDS encoding aldo/keto reductase, producing the protein MEAPGRRRFGKTGREVTAVGLGGEGVLRTYGRHAEAKAVIMEALDQGIAYFDSAKAYAGSEGYYGEVWRNRPDLRASVFQASKSARRANADAEMDLQETLQRMGVETLDLWQIHDVRSFPDIREIEGPSGALEAFVEARESGVVRHIGVTGHHDPDVLAHAVENWPVDAVMMPVNPVEEAIGGFLDRVLTAAREQGVAVIGMKVLGGSNYLVPDAGVTPEVLVRYALAREVSVAIVGCSTPAEVRALAAAGRSGPLPDDEAAALVEAFRPHARELAYYRGFR; encoded by the coding sequence ATGGAGGCACCGGGCAGGCGCAGGTTCGGGAAGACCGGGCGGGAGGTCACCGCCGTGGGGCTCGGGGGAGAAGGAGTCCTCAGGACCTACGGACGGCACGCGGAAGCGAAGGCCGTCATCATGGAGGCACTCGATCAGGGGATCGCCTACTTCGACTCGGCGAAGGCCTACGCGGGGAGCGAGGGCTATTACGGCGAGGTCTGGAGGAACCGCCCCGATCTCCGGGCATCGGTGTTCCAGGCGAGCAAGTCGGCCCGCCGGGCAAACGCGGATGCCGAGATGGACCTTCAAGAGACTCTCCAGAGGATGGGTGTCGAGACCCTCGACCTCTGGCAGATCCACGACGTCCGGTCTTTCCCCGATATCCGGGAGATTGAAGGGCCGTCCGGTGCGCTCGAGGCGTTCGTCGAGGCGCGGGAGTCCGGCGTCGTCCGGCATATCGGGGTGACGGGGCACCACGACCCGGACGTCCTCGCACACGCGGTCGAGAACTGGCCGGTCGACGCCGTGATGATGCCCGTAAACCCCGTTGAGGAGGCGATCGGGGGGTTCCTGGACAGGGTGCTTACGGCCGCGAGGGAGCAGGGGGTCGCGGTCATCGGGATGAAGGTGCTCGGTGGGTCGAACTACCTCGTCCCCGATGCCGGGGTGACGCCTGAAGTCCTCGTCCGGTACGCCCTTGCCCGGGAGGTCTCCGTCGCGATCGTCGGCTGCTCGACGCCCGCGGAGGTGCGGGCGCTTGCAGCCGCCGGCCGGAGCGGTCCTTTGCCCGACGACGAAGCGGCGGCGCTCGTCGAAGCGTTCCGACCCCATGCCCGCGAGCTCGCCTACTACCGCGGATTCCGGTGA
- a CDS encoding diacylglycerol/polyprenol kinase family protein, protein MMHESLRQVVHLIFGLGIAGFVLLFDRDLVLSVLVLALFAGFILSDAISRGYTIPVVSPIIAGLERRDAAPGKGALFFALGALFCIAFFAQEVAFMGLVVLSLLDSVTTLAGVRFGRIRAYNHKSLEGTLAGFAATAIVLSLLVPPGVALPTAAAAAVAELASPVDDNLVVPVVACIALTLLL, encoded by the coding sequence ATGATGCACGAGTCGCTCCGGCAGGTCGTCCACCTCATCTTCGGTCTCGGGATTGCAGGTTTCGTCCTCCTCTTCGACCGCGATCTCGTCCTCTCCGTCCTCGTGCTCGCTCTCTTCGCGGGGTTCATCCTCTCCGACGCCATCTCCCGGGGCTACACCATTCCGGTCGTCTCGCCGATCATCGCCGGTCTCGAGCGACGCGACGCCGCCCCCGGGAAAGGAGCGCTCTTCTTCGCGCTCGGCGCTCTCTTCTGTATCGCCTTCTTTGCACAAGAGGTCGCCTTCATGGGGCTCGTCGTGCTCTCGCTCCTCGACAGCGTCACCACCCTTGCCGGCGTCCGGTTCGGCAGAATCCGGGCCTATAATCACAAATCGCTCGAAGGCACACTCGCCGGGTTCGCGGCGACGGCGATCGTGCTCTCGCTCCTCGTCCCGCCCGGGGTAGCCCTCCCGACCGCGGCAGCCGCGGCCGTCGCCGAACTGGCGAGCCCCGTGGACGACAATCTCGTCGTCCCGGTCGTGGCCTGCATCGCCCTCACGCTGCTGCTCTGA